One stretch of Arthrobacter methylotrophus DNA includes these proteins:
- a CDS encoding MFS transporter gives MPNLIALCAEAVPARLRNTAVSVMYCGIPFGGAIAAVVGMLSAGDSGWRHIFYVGGFGPLVVVPLLLTLQESRRFDSAQRGAIQPPPVSWALFGERRMAATLFLWVSYFFTLIVLYFLLNWLPSLMAAQGLSRPQVGTVQILFNIGGGAGALALAC, from the coding sequence ATGCCCAACCTGATCGCGCTGTGTGCCGAAGCGGTACCCGCACGCCTGCGCAACACCGCCGTGAGCGTCATGTATTGCGGCATTCCATTCGGCGGTGCCATCGCCGCGGTGGTCGGCATGTTGAGCGCCGGCGATTCCGGCTGGCGCCACATCTTCTACGTGGGAGGCTTCGGCCCGCTGGTGGTGGTGCCGTTGCTGCTGACGCTGCAGGAATCGCGCCGGTTCGACAGCGCGCAGCGCGGCGCCATCCAGCCGCCGCCGGTGTCTTGGGCGCTGTTTGGCGAGCGCCGCATGGCGGCTACGCTGTTCCTGTGGGTCAGCTATTTCTTCACGCTGATCGTGCTGTATTTCCTGCTCAACTGGTTGCCCTCCCTGATGGCCGCGCAGGGGCTGAGCCGGCCGCAGGTGGGCACGGTGCAGATCCTGTTCAACATCGGCGGCGGTGCCGGCGCGCTGGCATTGGCATGCTGA
- a CDS encoding tannase/feruloyl esterase family alpha/beta hydrolase, whose protein sequence is MPSSVRMPGTTVARCRCSARDPQARLDYGYNAVATLTPMAKSMIAQVYGKAPDRSYFGGCSNGGRHAMVAAAAFGNAYDGIVAGDPGFHLPKAAINEVYSAQQLATVATANTSAGFPDITTSLSAAERAMVATHVLAKCDALDGTTTA, encoded by the coding sequence TTGCCGTCATCAGTTCGGATGCCGGGCACAACGGTAGCCAGGTGCCGCTGTTCGGCGCGCGACCCGCAGGCGCGTCTGGATTACGGCTACAACGCCGTTGCCACGCTCACGCCGATGGCCAAGTCGATGATCGCGCAGGTGTACGGCAAGGCGCCGGACCGCAGCTACTTTGGCGGGTGCTCCAACGGCGGGCGCCATGCGATGGTGGCCGCCGCCGCGTTCGGCAATGCGTATGACGGCATCGTGGCCGGCGACCCGGGCTTCCACCTGCCCAAGGCAGCCATCAACGAGGTCTACAGCGCGCAGCAGCTCGCGACGGTGGCGACCGCTAACACCAGCGCGGGCTTCCCAGACATCACCACGTCCCTGAGCGCCGCGGAGCGCGCCATGGTCGCCACCCACGTACTCGCCAAGTGCGACGCATTGGACGGCACGACGACGGCATGA